The Methanomicrobiales archaeon HGW-Methanomicrobiales-1 genome includes a region encoding these proteins:
- a CDS encoding fumarate reductase subunit A: protein MLADDVVDCHVLVIGSGGAGVRAAIEASQHGDTVLVSKTIVGKGGCTTMAEGGYNAVMREADSCGIHIEDTLKGGAYLNDPELVRILAHEAPLRMGDLVKWGAVFDVTENDEIAQRPFGGQRFPRTCYAGDRTGHEMMTTLVERLDGTKVTLMQEYTVIDLLRDGDEVCGAMALDERGRFVLLTADSTILATGGGTKVYDISTNSSSGTGDGYAMGYRAGAELIDMEMIQFHPTGAVYPYDARGRLVTEAVRGEGGLLKNNKGERFMQNYDPERMELSTRDVVARAIATEIQSGRGTQNGGVYLDVTHLPREQIETRLPVMLEQFLKYGVDIRTQPMEVAPTAHHIMGGLRITPECQTTVTGLYACGEVAGGVHGANRLGGNALAETQVFGRRAGQAAGSAGRREKSVDLMQVEQQQDRLDAFISGTENPAEVRVKLQQAMWKGAGIFRTAAELRDTLKIVTHLSTANIRAASAQNLAECCILQNMCLTASLICRSALIREESRGAHVRKDVQQKYEATASPFGHTFISQSRDGIERKEAGI from the coding sequence ATGCTTGCAGATGACGTGGTGGACTGCCATGTGCTGGTGATCGGGAGCGGCGGAGCGGGCGTTCGGGCTGCCATTGAAGCTTCGCAGCACGGCGATACAGTGCTGGTGTCAAAGACCATCGTGGGCAAAGGTGGGTGCACCACGATGGCAGAAGGCGGGTACAATGCGGTCATGCGGGAGGCAGACTCCTGTGGGATCCATATCGAAGACACTCTCAAAGGCGGGGCATATCTCAATGATCCGGAACTGGTACGGATTCTTGCCCACGAAGCCCCGTTGAGGATGGGAGATCTCGTTAAATGGGGCGCGGTATTCGATGTCACAGAGAATGACGAGATCGCGCAGCGCCCGTTCGGGGGCCAGCGGTTCCCGCGAACCTGCTATGCAGGAGACCGGACCGGCCACGAGATGATGACCACGCTTGTGGAGCGGCTCGACGGCACCAAAGTCACGCTCATGCAGGAATATACAGTAATCGACCTGCTTCGTGACGGGGACGAAGTCTGTGGGGCAATGGCACTGGATGAGAGGGGCAGGTTTGTGCTGCTTACGGCCGACAGCACCATCCTTGCGACCGGAGGCGGTACCAAAGTCTATGACATTTCCACCAACTCATCGAGTGGTACCGGTGACGGGTATGCGATGGGGTACCGGGCAGGCGCCGAACTGATCGATATGGAGATGATCCAGTTCCACCCGACCGGCGCTGTCTATCCTTACGATGCCCGCGGGAGGCTTGTTACCGAAGCAGTGCGCGGCGAAGGTGGATTGCTCAAAAACAACAAGGGGGAGCGGTTCATGCAGAATTACGATCCCGAGCGCATGGAACTCTCCACCCGTGATGTCGTTGCACGCGCGATTGCCACGGAAATCCAGAGCGGAAGGGGGACCCAGAACGGCGGTGTGTATCTCGATGTCACCCACCTCCCCCGGGAACAGATTGAGACCCGGTTGCCGGTAATGCTCGAACAGTTCCTGAAATACGGTGTGGATATCCGGACCCAGCCCATGGAAGTCGCACCTACCGCCCATCACATCATGGGCGGCCTGCGGATCACTCCTGAATGCCAGACCACGGTTACCGGGCTCTATGCCTGCGGCGAAGTTGCCGGAGGGGTTCATGGCGCTAACCGACTTGGCGGTAATGCGCTTGCCGAGACCCAGGTCTTCGGCAGGCGGGCGGGACAGGCTGCCGGTAGTGCAGGGAGACGGGAAAAGTCAGTCGACCTGATGCAGGTCGAACAGCAGCAGGACCGTCTGGATGCGTTCATTTCGGGAACCGAGAACCCGGCGGAAGTGCGGGTGAAGCTCCAGCAGGCGATGTGGAAGGGGGCGGGCATATTCCGGACTGCGGCTGAACTGCGGGATACGCTCAAGATTGTCACGCATCTTTCCACTGCAAATATCCGCGCAGCATCTGCACAGAACCTTGCCGAATGCTGCATCCTGCAGAACATGTGCCTGACCGCTTCGCTCATCTGCCGGAGTGCACTCATCCGGGAAGAGTCCCGGGGCGCCCATGTGCGTAAGGATGTGCAGCAGAAGTACGAGGCCACAGCCTCACCCTTTGGCCATACATTCATCTCGCAATCCCGCGACGGTATCGAGCGAAAGGAGGCGGGAATATGA
- a CDS encoding RNA-binding protein, which yields MKKIIVKKRHSIRKSQGQELLTRLAEQIGISSDLFRGDMIEVLETNADVSLYMVHKKPLLMDTGDWTFPTLKGAVQCPFPERRVTVDAGAIPYVVNGADIMRPGIVAVTDDVKANAPVQIVDERHGKPLAIGIALFDAPAMRASTAGKMVKKFHHVGDEIWNMEI from the coding sequence ATGAAAAAGATTATTGTAAAGAAACGCCACTCCATCAGGAAAAGTCAGGGACAGGAACTCCTCACCCGCCTTGCTGAGCAGATCGGAATTTCATCCGATCTCTTCCGGGGAGATATGATCGAAGTCCTCGAGACAAATGCAGATGTCTCCCTGTACATGGTCCATAAAAAACCGCTTTTGATGGATACCGGGGATTGGACATTTCCCACGCTTAAAGGGGCGGTGCAGTGCCCGTTTCCGGAGCGCAGGGTGACTGTTGATGCAGGCGCAATCCCCTATGTAGTAAACGGGGCAGATATCATGCGACCGGGCATTGTAGCGGTCACTGATGACGTGAAGGCAAACGCCCCCGTCCAGATCGTGGATGAGCGGCACGGTAAGCCGCTGGCCATTGGAATTGCCCTGTTCGATGCGCCCGCTATGCGTGCCAGCACAGCAGGAAAAATGGTAAAAAAGTTCCATCACGTCGGAGATGAGATCTGGAACATGGAGATCTGA
- a CDS encoding RNA-binding protein codes for MTKRPLDILDLVLNRQPVIVSLKGGREIRGVLQGYDVHMNLVLDKAEETENGQIKKVGTLIVRGDNVIYISPSLEQ; via the coding sequence ATGACCAAAAGGCCGTTGGATATTTTAGATCTGGTGCTGAACCGTCAGCCCGTTATCGTGTCTCTCAAAGGTGGGAGAGAAATCCGTGGAGTACTCCAGGGATATGATGTTCATATGAATCTCGTGCTCGACAAAGCCGAAGAGACAGAGAACGGACAAATCAAAAAAGTAGGTACGCTTATCGTCCGTGGCGATAATGTGATCTATATATCCCCATCATTGGAACAATAA
- a CDS encoding succinate dehydrogenase produces MKKLTVRIRRFDPAKDETGHLESYTVNVNDGARVLHVLHAIHDTLDPSLSFRYSCASGQCGSCAVRVNGEPVLACMEEAKDGITIEPINLPVKKDLVVDLLPTLEAIAFLQPIEHAVLPKKSEIDAMKPLKDCIECLACVSVCPAMDVTKFLGPTAMRQEMRLALDPRDSGDRITDAVRDGLFTCTSCQACWKVCPKEIEIPGKAIEKLRAQANKRGFTLPRHLEVAALIKETGRSVPRTSETFLEKMGEIIEPYGLVKATVGFFIGCMYNLRQVQSALDAMEVLRRNGIRVIIPKDQVCCGSPLIRTGQLAQVEELQRRNIEVFRSRGIDTVLTMCAGCGTTLKNDYKTPFKVIDINELLTQYGIEPPARLPIKATYHDPCHLMRGQGIHDQPRELIRQVVDLVEMPSICCGSGGGVRSGNPEEAAALGSRRGEEIKKTGAEVVITSCPFCEFHIAGHTDKPVKNIATVLLEGYREKDRIKERGTKS; encoded by the coding sequence ATGAAGAAACTGACCGTCCGGATCCGCAGGTTCGACCCGGCAAAGGACGAGACGGGTCACCTGGAGAGCTACACGGTCAATGTCAATGACGGTGCCCGCGTCCTGCACGTGCTCCATGCAATTCATGATACGCTCGATCCTTCCCTCTCATTCCGTTACTCCTGCGCCTCCGGCCAGTGCGGGAGCTGTGCCGTCCGGGTCAATGGTGAACCGGTACTCGCCTGCATGGAAGAGGCAAAAGACGGCATCACCATTGAGCCCATCAACCTGCCGGTGAAAAAGGATCTCGTCGTAGATCTCCTCCCCACCCTGGAGGCAATCGCATTCCTGCAGCCCATCGAGCATGCGGTGCTCCCGAAGAAATCCGAGATCGATGCAATGAAGCCATTAAAAGACTGCATCGAGTGCCTCGCATGTGTATCGGTCTGTCCTGCCATGGATGTGACAAAGTTCCTCGGCCCCACTGCGATGCGGCAGGAGATGCGTCTTGCGCTCGATCCGCGTGACAGCGGCGACAGGATCACTGACGCGGTCAGGGACGGGTTGTTCACCTGTACTTCCTGCCAGGCCTGCTGGAAGGTCTGCCCAAAGGAGATAGAGATTCCGGGAAAAGCGATCGAGAAACTCCGGGCACAGGCCAATAAGCGGGGCTTCACGCTGCCCCGGCACCTTGAAGTCGCGGCGCTCATTAAAGAGACCGGCAGGAGCGTTCCCCGGACTTCGGAAACATTCCTTGAGAAGATGGGAGAAATCATCGAACCGTACGGCCTGGTTAAGGCAACGGTCGGATTCTTTATCGGGTGCATGTATAACCTCCGGCAGGTGCAGTCCGCACTCGATGCCATGGAAGTGCTCCGGCGCAATGGTATCAGGGTCATCATCCCCAAAGATCAGGTATGTTGCGGCTCGCCGCTTATCCGGACCGGGCAGCTCGCCCAAGTCGAAGAACTCCAGCGGCGGAATATCGAAGTATTCCGGTCGCGGGGCATCGATACGGTCCTGACCATGTGCGCCGGTTGCGGCACCACGTTAAAAAACGATTACAAGACCCCTTTCAAGGTCATCGACATCAACGAGCTGCTCACGCAGTATGGAATTGAACCTCCGGCCCGTCTCCCGATCAAAGCCACCTACCATGATCCCTGCCACCTGATGCGGGGGCAGGGTATCCACGACCAGCCGCGGGAACTGATCCGGCAGGTTGTGGACCTTGTGGAGATGCCATCCATCTGCTGTGGTTCAGGAGGAGGCGTCCGCTCCGGGAACCCGGAGGAAGCGGCTGCACTCGGCAGCCGTCGGGGCGAAGAGATCAAAAAGACCGGGGCTGAAGTCGTCATTACTTCCTGCCCGTTCTGCGAGTTCCATATAGCCGGCCATACCGATAAACCGGTAAAAAATATTGCTACGGTGCTGCTCGAAGGATATAGAGAGAAGGACCGGATAAAAGAGAGAGGAACGAAAAGCTGA
- a CDS encoding phosphoribosylformylglycinamidine cyclo-ligase — protein MSNNAYKDAGVDIDLEATAIKSLISNLTYRRKGSTTMMGGVGHFAGLIDFGEHALALTTDGVGTKMLVADQMEDWSTVGIDCIAMNVNDLYVMNVEPIAFVDYIATDKLSIEKMAQIGVGLNEGAKLANIDIVGGETASLRGLVNGLDLAGTCLGMQKKDKIISGEKIRPGDRIIGVPSTGVHSNGLSLARNVVEKYAGYDKKMKSGKTFGEELLTPTRIYHESLKVAASCTVHGMCHVTGGGLLNFNRLSKYGFRFDTPITPPQIFSWIQEAGDITAAEMYRTFNMGMGFAYVVPETSVACVLKMVNGAQVVGTVVKEPGAWLGDLEIV, from the coding sequence ATGAGTAATAACGCGTATAAGGATGCGGGAGTAGACATCGATCTCGAAGCAACCGCGATCAAGTCCCTGATCAGCAATCTCACGTACCGGAGAAAAGGCAGCACTACCATGATGGGTGGCGTAGGACATTTTGCCGGCCTGATTGATTTCGGTGAACATGCGCTTGCCCTGACCACGGATGGCGTTGGCACGAAGATGCTGGTTGCCGACCAGATGGAAGACTGGAGCACGGTTGGCATCGACTGCATTGCGATGAATGTCAACGATCTCTACGTCATGAACGTAGAGCCCATTGCTTTCGTGGACTATATCGCAACCGACAAACTCTCCATTGAGAAGATGGCCCAGATTGGTGTCGGGCTCAATGAGGGTGCGAAGCTGGCGAATATCGATATCGTTGGCGGGGAAACAGCCTCGCTCCGTGGTCTCGTCAACGGGCTTGATCTTGCCGGTACCTGTCTCGGGATGCAGAAGAAGGACAAAATAATATCCGGAGAAAAAATCCGACCCGGTGACAGGATCATCGGTGTCCCATCCACAGGTGTCCACAGCAACGGTCTCTCGCTCGCCCGCAACGTGGTGGAGAAGTATGCCGGGTATGATAAAAAGATGAAGAGCGGTAAGACATTTGGGGAAGAACTGCTCACCCCTACCAGGATCTATCACGAGAGCCTGAAGGTTGCAGCATCCTGTACCGTGCATGGCATGTGCCATGTCACCGGGGGAGGGCTGCTCAACTTCAACCGGCTCAGTAAGTACGGGTTCCGGTTTGACACTCCGATCACCCCCCCCCAGATCTTCTCGTGGATACAGGAAGCCGGAGACATCACGGCAGCTGAGATGTACCGCACCTTCAACATGGGTATGGGATTTGCCTATGTTGTGCCGGAAACGAGCGTTGCCTGCGTGCTTAAGATGGTGAACGGTGCACAGGTTGTAGGAACGGTTGTCAAAGAGCCCGGTGCGTGGCTGGGCGATCTGGAGATTGTTTAG
- a CDS encoding 50S ribosomal protein L37e — protein sequence MTKGTPSMGKMNKKTHVTCRRCGKVSFHAQKKECSACGFGRSTRILSYRWHTKRPKIPTH from the coding sequence ATGACAAAAGGCACTCCATCAATGGGAAAGATGAACAAGAAGACCCATGTCACCTGCCGGAGATGTGGGAAAGTTTCTTTTCACGCCCAGAAGAAAGAATGCTCTGCCTGTGGTTTTGGCAGAAGCACCCGAATACTCAGCTACAGATGGCACACTAAGAGACCAAAAATCCCAACGCATTAA
- a CDS encoding aspartate kinase (catalyzes the formation of 4-phospho-L-aspartate from L-aspartate and ATP) gives MRFLMKFGGTSVADAQCIKRVVDILEQHHKAGDELAAVVSAQRGVTDQLIEIAGKLPTAKDDTAIAPVIQALSKRHMTTLEGAAPAHIAEVGAVIDEQLIRLQSILFAIYNLRELTPRSRDHIISFGERLLAPIVVAAIIERGIPSTAMDGCEAGILTTSQHGESTALHESDDRIKTKIAPMLGKQIPVIMGFMGCNHEGILTTLGRSGSDYSASIIGAGIDADEIWIWTDVDGIMTCDPRVINDARVMQSLSYLEVMELSYFGAKVMHPRSIEPAMRKNILVRVKNTFNPSHPGTMIVRNGQRDNRVVKALTYIDRVGAVNINGAQMIGRPGIAKAIFTILADHEVNVMMISQGSSEANISLIVDESHLPVAVTALSVLVKQGIVREVSHNHDVCAVAVVGAGMAGAPGTGGRIFTSLGAAGVNVMMISQGSSEANISFVVSQSDGPRAVRVLHDEFCLSEESDE, from the coding sequence ATGAGATTTTTAATGAAATTTGGCGGGACATCTGTTGCCGATGCCCAGTGCATCAAACGCGTAGTGGATATCCTTGAGCAGCACCACAAAGCCGGCGATGAACTGGCAGCTGTCGTATCTGCGCAGCGCGGAGTGACTGACCAACTCATCGAAATTGCCGGAAAACTCCCGACTGCAAAGGATGATACCGCAATCGCCCCGGTGATCCAGGCACTCAGCAAGCGGCATATGACCACCCTTGAAGGCGCAGCACCCGCACATATCGCTGAAGTGGGAGCAGTGATCGACGAGCAGCTGATCCGCCTCCAGAGCATTCTCTTTGCTATCTACAACCTGCGGGAACTCACCCCCCGTTCAAGGGATCACATCATCTCTTTCGGCGAACGGTTGCTCGCCCCGATCGTCGTTGCCGCTATTATCGAGCGGGGTATCCCCTCAACAGCCATGGACGGTTGTGAAGCAGGGATCCTCACTACCTCCCAGCACGGGGAATCCACTGCACTGCACGAGAGCGATGACCGGATAAAAACAAAGATCGCACCGATGCTCGGCAAGCAGATACCGGTGATCATGGGGTTCATGGGCTGCAACCATGAAGGAATACTTACAACGCTCGGCAGGAGCGGCTCTGACTATTCCGCATCCATCATTGGCGCTGGCATCGATGCAGACGAGATCTGGATCTGGACTGACGTGGACGGCATCATGACCTGCGATCCCCGTGTAATCAACGATGCACGGGTAATGCAGTCGCTCTCTTACCTTGAAGTTATGGAGCTCTCTTACTTCGGTGCGAAAGTGATGCACCCGCGTTCGATTGAACCGGCGATGCGTAAAAATATTCTCGTGCGGGTCAAGAACACCTTCAATCCCTCGCATCCCGGTACCATGATTGTCAGGAATGGCCAGCGGGATAACCGCGTGGTCAAGGCGCTCACCTATATCGACAGAGTCGGGGCTGTCAATATCAATGGCGCCCAGATGATCGGTCGTCCGGGTATTGCAAAGGCGATCTTCACCATCCTGGCGGACCATGAAGTGAACGTGATGATGATCTCGCAGGGTTCGTCGGAAGCGAACATCTCGTTGATCGTCGACGAATCCCATCTTCCCGTTGCGGTAACCGCGCTTTCCGTACTGGTAAAGCAGGGAATCGTGCGCGAAGTCTCCCATAACCATGATGTCTGTGCTGTGGCTGTTGTCGGTGCCGGTATGGCAGGAGCCCCCGGTACGGGTGGCAGGATCTTTACTTCACTCGGTGCTGCGGGTGTCAACGTGATGATGATCTCGCAGGGCTCATCGGAAGCCAATATATCGTTTGTCGTCAGCCAGAGCGATGGCCCGCGTGCGGTGCGGGTACTCCACGACGAATTCTGTCTCTCGGAGGAATCAGATGAGTAA